Within Caproicibacterium argilliputei, the genomic segment CTGCACCGCCGTACTTTTGACATACGGTGTTTTTGCCCGTGCCACGAAGATAAAATCGTTGCCGGGCTTAATACGCGGCAGCAACTCCCGAAACGCCGCGCGAATCACCCTGCGCGAACGGCTGCGTTTGACCGCGTTTCCGATTCGTTTGCTGGTGGTCACGCCCATGCGCACCTGCCCCGTTCTGTTTTTTAAAGTATAGCAGACAACCACCGGCGAAACCATGTTTTTTCCCCGGCTGTAAATGCGCCGGAAGTCCCTGTTTTCTTTGATTGGTACATAATCCATACGGTCAGCTCCGTTACATACAAAGAAAGGCCACGCTGTGGTGGCCCTACGTTGCCTTCATCAGTAGGTCAGGCGTGCCCGGCCCTTCGCACGGCG encodes:
- the rnpA gene encoding ribonuclease P protein component, whose protein sequence is MDYVPIKENRDFRRIYSRGKNMVSPVVVCYTLKNRTGQVRMGVTTSKRIGNAVKRSRSRRVIRAAFRELLPRIKPGNDFIFVARAKTPYVKSTAVQRAMEQQLRKAGILQ